A single window of Methanoculleus oceani DNA harbors:
- the hisI gene encoding phosphoribosyl-AMP cyclohydrolase gives MEIQFKNGLVPVIVQEKRTREVLMLAYANDTALELTRTTGYAHYYSRSRQKLWKKGEESGHFQRVCRILVDCDEDAVLYEVEQTGAACHTGHASCFYRTVEGEEIAGLVFDPEKVYANKGE, from the coding sequence ATGGAGATACAGTTCAAGAACGGATTGGTGCCTGTCATCGTGCAGGAGAAACGGACTCGTGAGGTCCTGATGCTCGCCTACGCGAACGATACGGCACTGGAACTCACCCGGACCACCGGATATGCACATTATTACAGCAGAAGCAGGCAGAAACTCTGGAAGAAAGGGGAGGAGAGCGGGCACTTTCAGCGGGTCTGCCGCATCCTCGTCGACTGCGACGAGGATGCAGTCCTCTACGAGGTGGAACAGACCGGTGCCGCCTGCCATACAGGCCACGCCTCGTGCTTCTACCGAACGGTCGAGGGGGAGGAGATCGCCGGATTGGTCTTTGATCCCGAGAAGGTATACGCTAATAAGGGTGAATGA